A portion of the Lysinibacillus timonensis genome contains these proteins:
- a CDS encoding ECF transporter S component, with product MKIREFTLTTTFLSIILLFALTPVGFIHLGVIKATIIHIPIIIASIILGPKIGAFLGLVFGITSIITNTVAPTLLSFAFSPAIPVLGTSQGSFWALVIAIVPRVLIGFIPYYLFKAISKAVKKKKSNQKLAFFFTGLLSTFLHTFLVMGSISLIFQDAYAQAINADSSGAIFKAVITVFFTNGLLEAIIAAIVTSLVAPPLYKLSKK from the coding sequence TTGAAAATAAGAGAATTTACATTAACTACTACATTTTTATCCATTATATTATTATTTGCGCTCACACCAGTTGGGTTTATCCATTTAGGTGTCATTAAAGCGACGATCATTCATATTCCAATCATTATCGCTTCTATTATTTTAGGGCCAAAAATTGGTGCCTTTTTAGGATTGGTGTTTGGTATTACTAGCATTATCACCAATACGGTCGCCCCAACTTTACTGTCATTCGCTTTTTCTCCTGCGATTCCTGTTTTAGGTACAAGCCAGGGAAGTTTTTGGGCATTAGTGATTGCCATTGTTCCAAGAGTATTAATTGGTTTCATCCCTTACTATTTGTTTAAAGCTATTTCGAAAGCTGTCAAAAAGAAAAAGTCTAATCAGAAGCTGGCTTTCTTTTTCACTGGGTTGCTTTCTACTTTTTTACATACATTTTTAGTGATGGGTTCTATTTCATTAATATTTCAGGATGCCTATGCTCAAGCGATTAATGCCGACAGCTCAGGTGCAATTTTTAAAGCTGTGATTACGGTGTTTTTTACAAATGGACTCCTTGAAGCAATAATTGCTGCCATAGTAACATCTCTAGTTGCACCACCACTTTATAAGTTATCAAAAAAATAA
- a CDS encoding M42 family metallopeptidase, with protein MSLSSMENTLKQLCNLLALSGYEDSVINYITQICSQKNVEYEVDPLGNVIVQLNKKKDAKRLVVFAHMDELGLVVTKVEDDGFLKVERLGGIPEKSLAGTEIVIQTETGTYQGVIGTKSHHVTPQDEKLKVKTVNEIYIDLGFSSKSEVLEAGIHAGTPVGYSRRFFTNGTRVFSNTLDNRAGCLTLLELMNRIDTDKLEIELYIVFSVQEEFNLRGVLPAIRKINPDFGITIDISIASDTPDLKGRDDIQIGNGPCIGYYTFHGRGTLGGVIPNPKYVKFIEEVAKTSQISLQRYASMGILTDASFSQLENNGFPIIDLGFPTRYSHAPIESIDLADIDSLVNLLVAISESLNQDCHFTRG; from the coding sequence ATGTCGCTTAGTTCCATGGAAAATACACTAAAGCAACTTTGTAATTTACTTGCTTTATCAGGATATGAAGATTCGGTTATTAACTATATTACACAAATATGTTCACAAAAAAACGTTGAGTATGAAGTAGATCCTTTAGGGAATGTAATTGTACAGTTGAACAAAAAGAAAGATGCGAAACGATTAGTCGTTTTTGCGCATATGGATGAGCTAGGACTCGTTGTGACAAAAGTAGAAGATGACGGTTTTCTAAAAGTTGAACGATTGGGCGGGATACCAGAGAAGAGTCTAGCAGGTACTGAAATAGTAATTCAAACCGAAACGGGAACCTACCAAGGTGTAATAGGTACAAAATCTCATCATGTCACACCACAGGATGAAAAACTAAAGGTCAAAACAGTCAATGAAATATATATTGATTTAGGATTCTCAAGTAAATCCGAGGTGTTGGAAGCAGGTATTCATGCCGGGACACCAGTAGGATATAGTCGTCGATTTTTTACAAATGGTACTAGAGTTTTTAGTAACACCTTAGATAATCGTGCAGGTTGCCTAACTCTCCTTGAGCTAATGAATCGAATCGACACTGATAAATTGGAAATAGAATTATATATTGTCTTTTCTGTTCAAGAAGAATTTAACCTTAGAGGAGTATTACCGGCTATTCGAAAAATCAATCCAGACTTTGGTATAACGATTGATATTTCAATTGCCTCAGATACACCAGATTTGAAAGGTAGAGATGACATTCAAATTGGGAACGGTCCATGTATTGGATACTATACATTTCATGGAAGGGGAACTTTAGGGGGGGTGATACCTAATCCGAAGTATGTGAAATTTATTGAGGAAGTGGCAAAAACATCTCAAATATCGCTTCAACGATATGCAAGCATGGGAATTTTAACAGATGCATCATTTAGCCAACTCGAGAATAACGGCTTTCCTATTATCGATTTAGGATTTCCTACTCGATATTCACATGCACCAATTGAGTCGATCGATTTAGCGGATATTGATTCGCTAGTGAATCTACTAGTTGCGATTTCGGAAAGTTTAAATCAAGATTGCCATTTTACTAGAGGATAG
- a CDS encoding aldehyde dehydrogenase family protein — MRDYLKHFINGEWVESTGTKTIDVINPATEEVIGRISDGTIDDLNKAVAAARAAFPTFSQTSKEERIELLNRIADEYEKRKDDLVEVVTQELGAPITISERNHFHMGLAHYRQAAKELESFEFSERRGGAFIRKEPIGVSGLITPWNFPTNQASTKLASALAAGCTVILKPSELTPFAAIILAEIFDAAGVPKGVFNLVNGSGEVVGNGISSHPDIDFVSFTGSGAVGQKITENAAKTIKKVALELGGKSPLVILDDYDMKKAAKIAVSNVVFNTGQVCVAATRTLIPKSKHDEFIEAVKEVLSNIPYGDPQDRRNVFGPLVSERQYHRVQGYIQKGIEEGATLVSGGPGKPEGLEKGYYVKPTVFTDVTNDMTIAQEEIFGPVMSIITYEDLDEAIEIANDTIYGLAGYVVGEDIEKVKKVATSIRAGSIRVNNAPGDISAPFGGFKQSGIGREWGSYGIEEYLEVKSIVGIPF, encoded by the coding sequence ATTCGAGACTATTTAAAGCATTTTATTAATGGTGAATGGGTAGAATCCACTGGTACGAAAACAATTGATGTGATCAACCCGGCGACTGAAGAAGTAATTGGTCGTATTAGTGATGGAACGATTGATGATTTAAATAAAGCTGTTGCGGCAGCCCGAGCAGCATTTCCTACATTTTCTCAAACTTCAAAGGAAGAACGTATTGAACTGTTAAACCGAATTGCAGATGAATACGAAAAGCGTAAAGACGATCTCGTTGAAGTGGTTACGCAAGAATTAGGAGCACCCATTACGATCAGTGAGAGAAATCATTTTCACATGGGATTAGCTCATTACCGCCAAGCGGCAAAAGAGTTGGAAAGCTTCGAATTTAGTGAAAGACGCGGTGGTGCGTTCATTCGAAAAGAACCAATCGGTGTAAGTGGCCTTATCACGCCGTGGAACTTCCCAACGAATCAGGCGTCTACAAAGCTTGCAAGTGCACTCGCAGCTGGATGTACAGTAATATTAAAGCCATCAGAATTAACACCGTTTGCAGCGATTATTCTCGCTGAAATTTTTGATGCTGCTGGTGTACCAAAAGGGGTCTTTAATCTTGTGAATGGTTCTGGTGAAGTTGTCGGTAACGGTATTAGTTCCCACCCAGATATCGATTTTGTTTCATTCACTGGTTCTGGAGCAGTCGGCCAAAAAATTACCGAAAATGCAGCTAAAACAATTAAAAAAGTGGCACTCGAACTTGGAGGAAAATCACCACTTGTGATACTTGATGATTACGATATGAAAAAAGCAGCTAAAATTGCTGTATCGAATGTTGTTTTCAATACGGGTCAAGTGTGTGTAGCAGCTACTCGGACTCTTATTCCAAAATCAAAACATGATGAATTCATTGAGGCTGTGAAAGAAGTCTTGTCAAACATTCCTTATGGTGATCCACAAGACAGAAGAAACGTCTTTGGGCCACTTGTTTCTGAAAGACAATATCATCGCGTCCAAGGATATATTCAAAAAGGTATAGAAGAGGGAGCAACACTGGTGAGTGGTGGACCTGGTAAACCAGAAGGGCTTGAAAAAGGTTACTATGTGAAGCCAACTGTGTTTACAGATGTAACAAATGATATGACGATCGCTCAAGAAGAGATCTTTGGACCCGTCATGTCCATTATTACTTATGAAGACCTAGATGAAGCGATCGAAATCGCTAATGATACCATTTATGGGTTAGCAGGATATGTCGTTGGTGAAGACATAGAAAAAGTGAAGAAAGTCGCTACTTCCATTCGTGCTGGCAGTATTCGGGTTAATAATGCACCTGGGGACATATCTGCACCATTTGGAGGCTTTAAACAGTCCGGCATAGGTCGAGAGTGGGGAAGCTACGGTATTGAGGAATACTTGGAAGTAAAATCTATTGTTGGAATCCCTTTCTAA
- a CDS encoding FGGY-family carbohydrate kinase translates to MEHYIGIDIGTYETKGVLVNSQGEILHQHHVPHTLTIPRSGWAEHEPITVWWNGSKEILVEIVRYCNDNKLDPKIIKCIGLSSIAPSIVPIDQQGKPLRNGILYGIDTRTTEQIKSLNEKLGEAEILKHAKQALTTQAGGPKILWIKENEPEIYAQTDTFVSGAGFVIHQLTGKKVIDHYTAASFAPLYDFKTSNWSEEFAAHITTRNKLPELYWTNEIVGTLLPSIAEELGLSPDTKILAGSTDALSEAISSGSVEIGDLMLMYGSSTFFILNINEMTSSDKMWPNLHAVPGIYSLTGGTSTAGSLMRWFIDQFDDATLTTEERYQSNMIAASQSEVGANGVICLPYFSGERTPLNHPDAKGVFFGLTLKHSKADLYRAVIEGIAYTIRQNIEYMNDLGFDIKRIISIGGGTKNKLLLQIVSDVCGIKQVITKNTVGASYGNAFLCHLALNKEVNLSNIADWLEIKEVVEPNSYNYEKYTEYYEKFKLIYQQTKNLM, encoded by the coding sequence TTGGAACATTATATTGGAATCGATATTGGAACATACGAGACGAAGGGAGTTTTAGTGAATTCGCAAGGTGAAATTTTACACCAACACCATGTGCCTCATACTTTAACGATACCGAGAAGTGGGTGGGCAGAGCACGAGCCTATAACCGTTTGGTGGAATGGAAGTAAAGAAATTCTGGTGGAGATTGTACGATATTGTAATGACAACAAGTTGGATCCAAAAATAATCAAGTGTATCGGATTAAGCTCTATTGCACCATCAATTGTACCAATCGATCAGCAAGGAAAGCCACTACGAAATGGCATCCTATACGGAATTGATACACGAACTACAGAACAGATTAAGTCATTAAATGAAAAACTAGGCGAAGCAGAAATTTTAAAACACGCAAAGCAAGCACTGACAACGCAGGCAGGTGGGCCCAAAATTTTATGGATTAAAGAAAATGAACCGGAAATTTATGCACAAACAGATACTTTTGTAAGTGGCGCAGGCTTTGTCATTCATCAATTAACTGGTAAAAAAGTTATCGACCATTATACGGCAGCGTCTTTTGCACCGCTATATGACTTTAAAACGAGTAATTGGTCTGAAGAGTTTGCTGCTCATATTACGACTCGTAATAAGTTACCAGAGCTTTATTGGACGAATGAAATAGTTGGAACGTTACTTCCTAGTATAGCTGAAGAGTTAGGGTTATCTCCGGATACGAAAATTTTAGCTGGCTCAACAGATGCTTTATCTGAAGCAATTAGTAGTGGCTCAGTAGAAATTGGAGATCTCATGCTCATGTATGGCAGTTCAACTTTCTTCATTTTAAATATTAACGAAATGACTTCATCGGATAAGATGTGGCCTAATCTTCATGCTGTTCCAGGTATTTACTCATTAACTGGTGGTACGTCCACTGCGGGATCGTTAATGAGATGGTTTATTGATCAATTCGATGATGCAACTTTAACAACGGAGGAAAGATACCAAAGTAATATGATAGCAGCTTCACAGAGTGAGGTTGGTGCAAACGGCGTCATCTGTCTTCCGTATTTCAGTGGAGAAAGAACTCCTCTCAACCATCCTGATGCGAAGGGGGTATTCTTCGGACTTACTTTAAAACACTCGAAGGCTGATTTATACCGCGCTGTAATAGAAGGTATTGCCTATACAATTCGACAAAATATTGAGTATATGAATGATCTAGGTTTTGATATTAAGCGAATTATTAGTATAGGAGGGGGTACTAAAAATAAGCTGTTGTTGCAAATTGTAAGTGATGTTTGTGGAATAAAACAAGTCATTACGAAAAATACGGTAGGTGCATCCTATGGGAATGCCTTTCTCTGCCATCTTGCTTTGAACAAGGAAGTCAATCTAAGTAACATTGCAGATTGGCTCGAAATAAAAGAAGTAGTTGAGCCGAATAGTTACAACTACGAAAAATATACTGAATATTATGAAAAATTCAAATTGATTTACCAACAGACCAAAAACTTAATGTAA
- a CDS encoding DeoR/GlpR family DNA-binding transcription regulator: MKKVRLELLKDLIRESRKVSIKELSDKLGVSEITIRRDISILQSKGNILLDRGFVIYHDMQHELMFNSRIQLNIEGKVKIAQLAFNKIRFGDVIALDVGSTTLELAKLIAEKSENLTVFTSSLQIANVLVKNEKIDVYIIPGKVRNSELSICGSLATEFISKLHFDLFFMSVAGINDGFLYEYIIEESEVKKSFMKQSKKIIVLADYTKFGKTALIKVCNENQVSEIISDRNLDHT; encoded by the coding sequence TTGAAGAAGGTTAGGTTAGAGCTCCTCAAAGACCTGATAAGAGAATCAAGAAAAGTATCAATTAAAGAGCTTTCTGATAAGCTAGGTGTTTCAGAGATCACTATTAGAAGAGATATTTCAATACTTCAAAGTAAAGGAAATATTTTACTAGATAGAGGCTTTGTAATTTATCACGATATGCAACACGAATTGATGTTTAATTCTCGAATTCAATTAAATATTGAAGGAAAGGTCAAAATAGCTCAACTAGCTTTTAACAAAATTAGATTTGGTGATGTGATTGCATTAGATGTAGGTAGTACAACGTTAGAACTAGCAAAATTAATAGCTGAAAAATCTGAAAATCTTACAGTTTTTACATCCTCCCTTCAAATTGCAAATGTACTTGTAAAGAATGAAAAAATTGATGTTTATATTATTCCTGGGAAAGTTAGAAATTCAGAATTATCGATATGTGGGAGTCTTGCTACTGAATTTATTAGTAAACTTCATTTCGACTTATTTTTTATGAGTGTGGCAGGAATAAATGATGGATTCCTCTATGAATATATCATAGAAGAATCGGAAGTGAAAAAAAGTTTTATGAAACAATCGAAGAAGATAATCGTTTTAGCAGATTATACAAAATTCGGTAAGACTGCCTTAATAAAAGTTTGTAATGAAAATCAAGTGTCAGAAATTATTTCAGACCGAAATTTAGATCATACGTAG